In Streptococcus dysgalactiae subsp. dysgalactiae, the following are encoded in one genomic region:
- the rlmD gene encoding 23S rRNA (uracil(1939)-C(5))-methyltransferase RlmD — MLKKNDVITVAISDLSHEGAGVAKHDGFVFFVDNALPGEIIDMRVLKVNKNSGFGKVEAYQKLSPARNQAIDVTYLRTGIADFGHLAYEDQLRFKQKQVQDNLYKIAGINDVTVNQTIGMDNPLAYRNKAQVPVRRVNGQLETGFFRKHSHDLVPISDYYIQDKEIDRLINFTRELLHRFDVKPYDEKEQTGLIRHIVVRRGHYSGEMMLVLVTTRPKVFRVDQVISKIVETFPEVVSIIQNINDKNTNAIFGKDFKRLYGKDTITDSILGNDYAISAQSFYQVNTVMAEKLYQTAIAFSDLSDDDIVIDAYSGIGTIGLSFAKTVKAVYGVEVIETAVKDAQQNAARNGITNVHFVADTAENAMATWAKEGIKPSVILVDPPRKGLTESFIQASVAMGPQKITYVSCNPATMARDIKRYQDLGYKLTKVQPVDLFPQTHHVECVSLLEKRS, encoded by the coding sequence ATGTTAAAAAAAAACGATGTCATTACAGTTGCCATTTCTGACTTAAGCCATGAGGGAGCAGGTGTCGCTAAACACGACGGTTTTGTTTTCTTTGTGGATAATGCCCTACCTGGAGAAATCATAGACATGCGTGTCTTGAAGGTGAATAAAAACAGTGGCTTTGGTAAGGTGGAAGCCTATCAGAAACTATCACCTGCGAGAAACCAAGCTATCGACGTCACTTACTTACGGACAGGTATTGCAGATTTTGGTCATCTAGCTTATGAAGACCAATTGAGATTCAAACAAAAGCAAGTGCAAGATAACCTGTATAAAATTGCTGGTATCAATGATGTAACGGTAAACCAAACCATTGGTATGGATAATCCTCTGGCTTATCGAAATAAAGCCCAAGTTCCGGTTAGACGTGTTAATGGCCAGCTTGAAACTGGCTTCTTCCGAAAACATTCTCATGACTTAGTTCCTATTTCAGATTATTATATTCAGGATAAAGAGATTGATCGTCTCATTAATTTTACCCGTGAGTTATTACATCGCTTTGATGTCAAACCGTATGACGAAAAAGAACAAACAGGTCTTATTCGCCATATCGTTGTGCGCCGTGGTCATTATTCTGGGGAAATGATGCTGGTTTTAGTGACTACCAGACCAAAAGTTTTCCGTGTAGATCAAGTTATTTCAAAAATTGTTGAAACCTTCCCAGAAGTAGTGTCCATTATTCAAAATATTAACGATAAAAATACCAATGCAATCTTTGGTAAAGACTTCAAAAGGCTTTACGGCAAGGATACCATTACTGACAGTATACTTGGAAATGACTATGCCATTTCTGCCCAGTCTTTCTATCAAGTGAATACAGTTATGGCAGAAAAACTTTACCAAACGGCGATAGCCTTTTCAGACCTTTCTGACGATGATATTGTCATTGACGCTTACTCAGGTATTGGAACCATTGGTCTGTCATTTGCTAAAACAGTTAAAGCTGTTTATGGTGTTGAAGTGATTGAAACAGCTGTCAAAGATGCTCAACAGAATGCTGCTCGTAATGGCATCACCAATGTCCACTTTGTCGCAGATACAGCAGAAAATGCCATGGCAACATGGGCTAAAGAAGGCATCAAACCAAGTGTTATTCTGGTAGACCCACCACGAAAAGGCTTAACAGAAAGTTTTATCCAGGCCAGCGTGGCAATGGGACCACAAAAAATCACCTACGTGTCTTGTAACCCAGCCACCATGGCGCGTGATATCAAACGCTACCAAGACTTGGGCTACAAATTAACCAAAGTGCAGCCAGTGGATTTGTTTCCACAGACGCATCACGTGGAGTGTGTAAGTTTACTTGAGAAACGTAGTTAA
- a CDS encoding nucleoside phosphorylase, translating to MPITKHEIPLLEFDSDPSAVIMPTHEGLDIQLPAKCVYAFLEDEIEVFALEQQGKKIAEFVSATKVYPVYLLTYKGQDICLAQAPVGSAPAAQFMDWLIGYGVKEIMSTGTCGVLVPIEENRFLVPTKALRDEGTSYHYVAPSRYIAISPIMLRLIEQTLLANGLAYQEVITWSTDGFYRETKEKVAYRREEGCSVVEMECSALAAVAQLRKVLWGQLLFTADTLADVEAYDQRNWGSDSFTFALNLCLEVLHTLDKVEQPTDF from the coding sequence ATGCCTATTACTAAACACGAGATTCCTCTTTTAGAATTTGATAGTGATCCATCAGCCGTCATTATGCCTACCCATGAAGGACTGGATATTCAGCTGCCAGCTAAGTGTGTCTATGCTTTCTTGGAAGACGAGATTGAAGTCTTTGCGTTAGAGCAACAAGGTAAAAAAATCGCAGAATTCGTTTCAGCTACAAAGGTTTACCCTGTTTATCTGTTAACTTATAAAGGACAAGATATCTGTTTAGCTCAGGCTCCTGTTGGATCGGCTCCTGCCGCGCAATTCATGGACTGGCTGATTGGTTATGGGGTCAAAGAAATCATGAGTACAGGAACTTGTGGTGTTTTGGTGCCTATCGAGGAAAATCGTTTTTTGGTACCAACTAAGGCTTTACGAGATGAAGGAACAAGTTATCATTATGTGGCACCATCGCGCTATATAGCCATCAGTCCTATTATGCTCCGTCTGATTGAGCAAACTCTTTTAGCAAATGGACTAGCCTACCAAGAGGTCATCACCTGGTCAACGGACGGTTTTTACCGGGAGACAAAAGAGAAAGTGGCTTATCGCCGGGAAGAAGGTTGTTCGGTTGTTGAGATGGAATGTTCTGCCCTAGCAGCAGTAGCTCAGCTCAGGAAGGTTCTTTGGGGACAACTCTTATTTACAGCAGATACACTAGCAGATGTCGAAGCATACGATCAACGCAACTGGGGATCAGATTCCTTTACCTTTGCCCTCAATTTATGTTTAGAGGTGCTTCATACACTAGACAAGGTCGAACAACCTACTGATTTTTAA
- a CDS encoding IS3 family transposase (programmed frameshift), which produces MKLSYEDKIEIYRLRQSGWTWPKISQTFNMSKYNLQYMVRLIDIHGLESVCKRKNRYYSPELKQEIINEVLMKGRSQLEVSLDYGLPNKGMLPNWIAQYKKNGYTILEKSRGRPVKMGRKPKRKLEEMTELERLQYDNEYLRAENAVPKKVERTPIEGRSKAQRATEIIQGLINVFDLRILLNILKLSRSTYYYQVKRLTQGDNNKELKEAIQDIYSENKGRYGYRRIHLELKNRGYKVNHKKVQRLMTELGLKARIRAKRRYNSYKGEVGKKADNLIKRQFKATQPLKKCYTDVTEFSIPASDQKLYLSPVLDGFNSEIIAYHLSTSPNLQQLKTMLSEAFPEQTYQGTILHSDQGWQYQHTYYHHFLEVHGMRPSMSRKGNSLDNGMMESFFGTLKTEMFYGFEKEFTSLETLKTAISEYINYYNTKRIKLTLKGLSPVQYRTQSLT; this is translated from the exons ATGAAATTAAGTTATGAAGATAAAATTGAAATCTATCGCTTACGACAATCTGGTTGGACATGGCCTAAAATCAGTCAAACATTTAATATGAGTAAGTATAACCTTCAATACATGGTCCGCCTTATTGATATACACGGATTGGAAAGTGTTTGTAAAAGGAAAAATAGGTATTATTCTCCTGAACTAAAGCAGGAAATCATAAACGAAGTTCTGATGAAAGGTAGGTCTCAGCTAGAGGTTTCTCTAGATTATGGATTACCAAACAAGGGAATGCTTCCTAATTGGATAGCGCAATACAAGAAAAACGGGTATACTATTCTTGAGAAATCAAGAGGGAGACCTGTAAAGATGGGACGCAAACCAAAGAGAAAACTTGAAGAAATGACTGAATTAGAGCGTCTTCAATATGATAATGAGTACCTTAGAGCGGAGAATGCCGTAC CTAAAAAAGTTGAGAGAACTCCGATTGAGGGTCGAAGCAAGGCTCAAAGAGCAACAGAAATCATTCAAGGACTAATCAATGTATTTGATTTAAGAATCCTACTTAATATTTTGAAGCTGTCTCGATCAACCTACTATTATCAGGTTAAACGTCTAACTCAGGGAGATAACAACAAAGAATTAAAAGAAGCTATTCAAGATATTTATTCTGAGAACAAAGGGAGATATGGTTACCGTAGAATTCACCTCGAACTTAAAAATCGAGGCTATAAAGTTAATCATAAGAAAGTTCAACGTTTGATGACAGAACTTGGTTTGAAAGCTAGAATCCGTGCGAAACGTCGCTATAACTCTTATAAAGGTGAGGTTGGCAAGAAAGCTGATAATCTCATTAAGCGTCAATTTAAAGCTACCCAACCACTTAAGAAGTGTTATACCGATGTCACAGAGTTTTCAATTCCTGCTAGTGATCAAAAATTGTATCTATCACCAGTTCTTGATGGCTTTAACAGTGAGATTATTGCATATCATTTATCTACCTCGCCAAACTTACAACAACTTAAAACGATGCTTTCCGAGGCTTTTCCTGAACAAACTTACCAGGGCACTATTTTACATAGTGACCAAGGATGGCAATATCAACACACTTACTACCATCATTTTCTTGAGGTGCATGGAATGAGACCGTCCATGTCGCGTAAAGGAAATAGCTTAGATAACGGCATGATGGAATCTTTTTTTGGAACATTGAAGACAGAAATGTTTTATGGGTTTGAGAAGGAATTTACTTCCCTCGAAACATTAAAAACAGCTATTTCAGAATATATCAACTACTACAACACTAAACGAATCAAACTTACATTAAAAGGACTAAGTCCTGTGCAATACAGAACTCAATCCTTAACTTAA
- a CDS encoding shikimate kinase produces MTKVLLGFMGVGKSTVSKELDQNYRDMDAIIEERVGMPIASFFDQYGETAFRSIESQVLADLLSEPDNLVIATGGGVVLSKENRRLLAANRHQNILLVASFEVLYQRLQEDTETQRPLFSKHSKEAFYHLYQKRMVLYEGLADLVITVDHRTPAEIAGIIKAY; encoded by the coding sequence ATGACTAAAGTTTTATTGGGATTTATGGGAGTGGGCAAAAGCACTGTCTCAAAGGAGTTAGATCAGAATTATAGAGACATGGATGCTATTATTGAGGAGCGCGTAGGCATGCCTATTGCTAGCTTTTTTGATCAATATGGTGAAACAGCTTTTCGAAGCATTGAGAGTCAGGTCTTGGCAGACTTGCTATCTGAACCAGATAATCTTGTGATTGCTACGGGCGGTGGTGTGGTGCTTTCAAAAGAAAATCGTCGATTATTGGCAGCGAATCGACACCAGAATATTTTGTTAGTCGCCTCTTTTGAAGTCCTATACCAACGGTTACAAGAGGATACAGAAACTCAAAGACCGCTTTTTAGCAAGCATTCCAAAGAAGCTTTTTATCACCTTTATCAAAAGCGTATGGTTCTCTATGAAGGTTTAGCAGACTTGGTGATTACCGTTGATCATCGCACACCAGCAGAAATAGCAGGGATAATCAAAGCTTATTAA
- a CDS encoding ABC transporter permease, whose translation MNTVNDISVVSLLAASSLVVLTLFFSYWQKLGLGKEIIVGAVRAVIQLLIVGFVLDYIFGYQSALFTAGLLLFMMLNASYNAAKRGKGIKHSAVISFVAILSGTLITLAVLLLSGILRFVPNQIIPVGGMIISNSMVAIGLCYKQLNADFSTKQAEVETKLALGADVLPASIDIIREVIKTGMVPTIDSAKTLGIVTLPGMMTGLILAGTPPIQAVKYQMMVTFMLLSTTSIASFIATYLAYRSFFNNKKQLVLPS comes from the coding sequence ATGAATACTGTTAACGATATCAGTGTCGTCTCTTTATTAGCGGCGTCATCATTGGTTGTCTTGACTCTCTTTTTTTCCTATTGGCAAAAACTTGGTTTAGGGAAAGAGATTATTGTAGGTGCAGTACGTGCGGTTATCCAGCTTCTCATTGTGGGATTTGTCTTAGATTATATTTTTGGCTATCAAAGTGCCCTCTTCACAGCTGGACTCCTCCTGTTTATGATGTTGAATGCCTCTTATAATGCTGCCAAACGAGGAAAAGGAATTAAACATAGTGCAGTGATTTCATTTGTCGCCATCTTATCTGGGACCTTAATCACTTTGGCAGTCTTGTTGTTATCTGGGATTCTTAGATTTGTTCCCAACCAAATCATTCCAGTGGGAGGGATGATTATTAGCAATTCCATGGTCGCTATTGGTCTGTGTTACAAACAACTCAATGCAGATTTTTCAACCAAACAAGCAGAAGTGGAAACCAAGTTGGCTCTCGGTGCAGATGTATTACCGGCTTCCATTGATATTATCCGAGAAGTGATCAAAACAGGTATGGTACCGACCATTGATTCTGCCAAGACTTTGGGGATTGTGACCTTACCTGGTATGATGACAGGATTGATTTTAGCTGGCACCCCGCCTATTCAGGCTGTTAAGTACCAGATGATGGTGACGTTTATGTTGCTATCGACAACCTCTATTGCTTCTTTTATAGCAACTTATTTAGCTTATAGGAGTTTCTTTAACAATAAGAAACAATTAGTATTGCCATCCTAA
- a CDS encoding MerR family transcriptional regulator, which produces MLRNEIQEITGLTRKAIEYYEERGLIKPLKLENGYRDYSDNDLEILNKISLFRKIGLSISEIEECLSSNGSSLSSILRRKEHQLEIEQKRKEVIELLVKKENQNIIESKIALIETEESIYEKLENAFPGYFGQLIFSAYQPFLNEALDKDGQDAYKEFVAYLDSLPSFELSKEEQGYIEEVSSTYDMRILKEVNASKIEAIENSEQWLEENKDIISQYQNYKNSDEYKNSPMKITQNKLNKYILDNKYCETAIPLIRKFSKSYDEYYKKLLVANDKYLELNK; this is translated from the coding sequence ATGCTTAGAAATGAAATTCAAGAAATAACAGGTTTGACTAGAAAAGCAATTGAGTATTATGAAGAAAGAGGTTTGATTAAGCCTTTAAAATTAGAAAATGGTTATCGAGATTATAGTGATAACGATTTAGAAATCCTAAATAAAATATCTTTGTTTAGGAAAATTGGTCTAAGTATATCTGAGATTGAGGAATGCTTATCATCAAATGGTAGTTCGCTATCTTCTATTCTTAGAAGAAAAGAGCATCAACTAGAAATTGAACAAAAAAGAAAAGAAGTTATTGAACTGCTAGTTAAGAAAGAAAATCAGAATATAATTGAGAGTAAAATAGCTTTGATAGAAACAGAAGAAAGCATTTACGAAAAACTAGAAAATGCCTTTCCTGGATATTTTGGACAGCTAATATTTTCTGCTTATCAACCATTTTTAAATGAAGCACTTGATAAAGACGGGCAGGATGCATATAAGGAGTTTGTAGCCTATTTAGATAGTCTACCTTCATTTGAATTGAGTAAAGAAGAGCAAGGGTATATTGAAGAAGTTAGCTCTACTTATGACATGAGAATTTTAAAAGAAGTGAATGCATCAAAAATTGAAGCCATAGAGAATTCTGAACAGTGGCTAGAAGAAAATAAGGACATCATATCTCAGTATCAAAATTATAAAAATAGTGATGAGTATAAAAATAGCCCGATGAAAATCACTCAAAATAAGTTGAACAAATATATACTAGATAATAAATACTGTGAAACAGCTATTCCACTTATCAGAAAGTTTAGCAAGAGTTATGATGAGTATTATAAAAAACTGCTTGTGGCAAATGATAAGTATTTAGAACTTAATAAATAA
- a CDS encoding CPBP family intramembrane glutamic endopeptidase, producing MTIIKKMTYLAACLPLFALFILPDIVMSKPWANQHTYPLYQTMLGCSLVILIVYLAYRLANYWNLIQFNRRFFNWKTLILLGIAYAIATLINQIGTAWLDALGSSASSKNQEMMETLKRMPLIFNFLSMAVLPSMFEELISRGILMKKIFGFGRLKWIGLVVSSLIFAALHGPANLPSWLMYTGPGFLMGYLYLKTDNLAYPIALHFINNVTTIITIYL from the coding sequence ATGACAATTATCAAAAAAATGACTTATCTGGCTGCCTGTCTCCCATTATTTGCTCTCTTTATTTTACCTGACATAGTTATGTCTAAACCATGGGCAAATCAGCACACATATCCCTTATATCAAACAATGCTAGGTTGTAGTTTGGTTATACTAATTGTTTATCTTGCATATCGTCTCGCCAATTATTGGAATCTGATTCAGTTTAATCGTCGTTTTTTTAATTGGAAAACCCTTATTCTGCTAGGAATTGCTTATGCTATAGCTACCCTGATCAATCAAATAGGTACTGCTTGGTTAGATGCATTGGGTTCTTCAGCTTCTTCGAAGAATCAGGAAATGATGGAGACTTTGAAAAGAATGCCACTCATCTTTAACTTTTTATCCATGGCTGTTTTACCATCTATGTTCGAGGAACTCATTTCTCGAGGTATCCTCATGAAAAAAATATTTGGTTTTGGACGCCTCAAATGGATTGGACTCGTAGTCTCTAGTTTGATTTTTGCAGCTCTTCATGGACCAGCAAATCTACCAAGCTGGTTGATGTATACTGGCCCAGGTTTTTTGATGGGCTATCTCTATCTAAAAACAGATAATTTAGCTTATCCTATTGCTCTACATTTTATTAATAATGTAACTACTATTATAACAATTTATCTCTAA
- a CDS encoding ABC transporter ATP-binding protein, with translation MAILAFDQVTFTDKDHTILKEISFSIDQGDFVTIVGPSGGGKSTLLKLASYLISPSSGTIHFHGKSLDTFNPITLRQEISYCFQTPYLFGKTVEDNLLFPFSLRKKALDKSLVEQWLERFQMDASYVNKDITKLSGGEKQRLALIRQLLFEPKVLLLDEVTSALDAQNAALVEEVIRSLNQEGLTILWVTHNEEQSKRDATERLTIVEGQLKSLEVLK, from the coding sequence ATGGCTATTTTAGCATTTGATCAGGTCACTTTTACAGACAAGGACCATACGATTTTAAAAGAGATTAGTTTTAGCATTGACCAAGGGGATTTTGTAACGATTGTAGGTCCTTCAGGCGGAGGAAAATCGACCTTGTTAAAATTAGCGAGTTATCTCATTAGCCCAAGTTCGGGAACGATTCATTTTCACGGAAAATCACTAGATACGTTTAACCCAATCACGTTGCGGCAAGAGATTTCCTACTGTTTTCAAACGCCTTATCTTTTTGGAAAAACGGTTGAGGACAATCTGCTCTTCCCTTTTTCATTGCGAAAGAAAGCCCTCGATAAGTCTTTGGTAGAACAGTGGTTAGAGCGTTTTCAGATGGATGCATCGTATGTCAATAAGGACATCACCAAGCTCTCAGGTGGAGAGAAGCAGCGTTTAGCGCTTATTCGGCAACTGCTATTTGAACCTAAGGTGCTGTTGCTAGATGAGGTTACATCAGCTCTTGATGCCCAAAATGCCGCGTTAGTTGAAGAGGTCATTCGCTCTTTAAATCAAGAGGGCTTGACTATCCTTTGGGTGACTCATAATGAGGAGCAAAGTAAGCGTGATGCCACTGAGAGATTAACGATTGTGGAAGGGCAACTCAAATCTTTGGAGGTGTTAAAATGA
- a CDS encoding LCP family protein has protein sequence MTKYQNGGLSHHEELRYFYLLRNLSYLSENEKREFAFLKSKMEAGRAYATPSATRPVRQPEPYLPPKNYYEEDSYATYSEEEPFQDPSLTPNGLPLYPKEEKKRSKRQARAAARKALVPPQPVYGQAYEEDPAYGDYGYIEEYPVAQPLPKAKKRRRHKKGRIKRFFKLLSFLLLLMILAVGFMFLKGIVDVSSNKATYKPAVSQAFNGKDTKDGTNILVLGSDQRVTQGSTEARTDTIMVVNVGNKDKKIKMVSFMRDTLVNIPGYSYNDSDSYDLKLNASFNLGEQEDHHGAEFVRQTLKHNFDIDIKYYVMVDFETFAEAIDTLFPNGVKIDAKFATVDGVAVDSVEVPDDLRMKDGVVPNQTIEVGEQRMNGRTLLNYARFRKDDEGDFGRTVRQQQVMSEVMSQIKDPTKLFTGSAAIGKIYALTSTNVSFPFVLKNGVSALGSGKNGIEHVTIPENGDWVDEYDMYGGQALYIDFDKYQKTLSQLGLR, from the coding sequence ATGACAAAATACCAAAACGGTGGCCTTAGTCACCACGAAGAATTACGTTATTTTTATCTCCTAAGGAACCTTAGTTACCTTAGCGAGAATGAAAAAAGAGAATTCGCATTTTTAAAATCGAAAATGGAAGCTGGGCGTGCTTACGCGACACCGTCAGCGACGCGCCCTGTCAGACAGCCCGAGCCCTACCTTCCCCCAAAAAACTACTATGAGGAAGATTCTTACGCCACTTACTCAGAAGAGGAGCCTTTTCAAGATCCTTCCTTAACGCCAAATGGTCTCCCTCTTTACCCAAAAGAGGAAAAGAAACGGTCTAAACGGCAGGCCAGAGCCGCAGCTCGTAAGGCCTTGGTTCCCCCGCAGCCAGTTTATGGACAAGCCTACGAAGAAGACCCTGCATATGGTGACTACGGTTATATAGAAGAATACCCTGTGGCGCAACCTCTTCCTAAAGCTAAAAAGCGACGTCGCCATAAAAAAGGTCGCATTAAGCGTTTCTTTAAACTGCTCAGTTTCTTACTGCTATTGATGATTTTGGCAGTTGGTTTCATGTTTCTCAAAGGAATCGTTGATGTTTCGAGCAATAAGGCAACTTATAAGCCAGCAGTCTCGCAGGCCTTTAATGGCAAAGATACAAAGGATGGCACCAATATTCTCGTCTTGGGGTCGGATCAAAGGGTCACACAAGGCTCTACCGAAGCACGGACAGACACCATTATGGTGGTGAATGTTGGTAATAAAGATAAGAAAATCAAAATGGTTTCCTTTATGCGAGATACCTTGGTTAATATCCCAGGTTATAGCTATAATGATAGTGATTCCTATGATCTCAAACTCAATGCTTCCTTTAACCTAGGAGAACAAGAGGATCATCACGGAGCAGAATTTGTTCGTCAGACGCTTAAACACAATTTTGATATCGATATTAAATATTACGTCATGGTGGACTTTGAAACTTTTGCGGAAGCCATTGATACTCTGTTCCCAAATGGGGTTAAGATTGATGCCAAATTTGCTACGGTAGACGGTGTTGCCGTTGACTCTGTGGAAGTTCCAGATGATTTACGAATGAAAGATGGTGTGGTCCCTAATCAGACCATTGAAGTCGGAGAACAACGCATGAATGGCAGAACCTTGCTCAACTATGCTCGTTTCCGTAAAGATGATGAGGGGGATTTTGGTAGGACTGTGAGACAGCAGCAAGTCATGTCCGAAGTCATGTCTCAAATCAAAGACCCAACCAAACTCTTCACTGGCTCTGCAGCCATTGGTAAAATTTATGCCCTTACCTCCACAAACGTATCCTTCCCCTTTGTTCTCAAAAATGGGGTATCGGCTCTAGGAAGTGGTAAAAATGGCATTGAACACGTGACTATCCCAGAAAATGGAGATTGGGTGGATGAATATGACATGTATGGTGGGCAAGCCCTTTACATTGATTTTGACAAATATCAGAAAACATTATCTCAATTGGGATTGCGTTAA
- a CDS encoding PaaI family thioesterase has protein sequence MPKLPKEIDLQVISIFENYSVEHFENGHVILKTEVTDSALNYYGNAHGGYLFTLCDQVGGLVARSTGQDAVTLQANANYLKAGHKGDILTIEGKLVHGGRSTQLIEVVVYNQKEQVLTKVGLTMFVVKKS, from the coding sequence ATGCCTAAATTACCAAAAGAGATTGACTTACAGGTCATTAGTATTTTTGAAAACTACAGTGTTGAGCATTTTGAAAATGGTCATGTGATTTTAAAAACAGAAGTGACAGATTCTGCTCTTAACTACTATGGGAATGCCCATGGCGGCTATTTGTTTACCCTTTGTGATCAAGTTGGTGGGTTAGTTGCCAGATCAACTGGTCAAGATGCGGTTACCCTCCAAGCTAACGCTAATTATTTAAAAGCAGGTCATAAAGGAGATATTCTAACAATTGAAGGGAAGCTGGTTCATGGTGGTCGTTCGACACAATTAATCGAAGTAGTGGTTTACAATCAAAAAGAACAAGTGCTTACCAAAGTTGGCCTCACTATGTTTGTGGTGAAAAAATCCTAA